A part of Aegilops tauschii subsp. strangulata cultivar AL8/78 chromosome 2, Aet v6.0, whole genome shotgun sequence genomic DNA contains:
- the LOC109781616 gene encoding uncharacterized protein isoform X1, whose protein sequence is MIITTAAFPSVSSFHRPHHRPCPRRAVLQLVRSAASSSSSAWEEREEARWLREEQRWLREEQRWLREESRWRAEREALLAEITALRLRLRALEPLPPAAKPVPPPAPAARVAPPPPPPAPAARVAPPPPPPARAARVAPPPPPPAPAARVAPPPHPPAPSPRVAPPPPAARVAPPPPPAPAPVAEEVEVRKEVVVVEEKAKAKPKPKAGAGSGKKRALRVGSEGEEVRAMQEALEKLGFYSGEEDTEFSSFSTGTERAVKTWQASIGTTEDGLMTSELLEMLFTGRTEDDIRKEGVNGALVPPVTETAEVQQPVEGKIDYNKHRVYLLGENRWEDPSRLTKKDKPISGSTAASTKQCITCRGEGRLLCLECDGTGEPNIEPQFLVWVGEDTKCPYCEGLGYTICDVCQGIKTVHS, encoded by the exons ATGATCATCACCACCGCCGCATTCCCGTCCGTCTCCTCCTTCCACCGCCCGCACCACAGGCCCTGCCCGCGCCGCGCAGTGCTCCAGCTCGTCCGgtcggccgcctcctcctcctcctcggcgtGGGAGGAGCGCGAGGAAGCGCGGTGGCTACGCGAGGAACAGCGCTGGCTgcgagaggagcagcgctggctCCGCGAGGAGTCGCGCTGGCGTGCCGAGCGCGAGGCCCTCCTCGCCGAGATCACGGCGCTCCGTCTGCGCCTCCGCGCGCTCGAGCCGCTCCCGCCCGCCGCCAAGCCCGTGCCTCCTCCCGCACCGGCGGCGCGCGTcgctccgcctccgcctcccccAGCACCGGCTGCGCGCGTcgctccgcctccgcctcccccAGCACGGGCTGCGCGCGTcgctccgcctccgcctcccccAGCACCGGCTGCGCGCGTCGCTCCGCCTCCGCATCCCCCCGCGCCGTCTCCGCGCGTTGCTCCACCTCCGCCTGCGGCACGCGTGGCGCCAcctccgccgcccgcgccggcgcCGGTGGCGGAGGAGGTCGAGGTGAggaaggaggtggtggtggtcgaGGAGAAGGCCAAGGCGAAGCCGAAACCGAAGGCGGGGGCCGGCAGCGGCAAGAAGCGGGCGCTGAGGGTCGGGAGCGAAGGCGAGGAAGTGCGGGCGATGCAG GAAGCCTTGGAAAAGCTCGGTTTCTACTCGGGCGAAGAGGACACGGAGTTCTCCAGCTTCTCAACCGGCACCGAACGAGCCGTCAAGACATGGCAG GCATCGATAGGGACTACGGAGGACGGCTTGATGACGTCGGAGCTACTCGAGATGCTATTCACAGGACGGACCGAGGACGATATCAGAAAG GAAGGCGTAAACGGAGCACTTGTTCCACCTGTAACAGAAACTGCAGAGGTTCAGCAACCCGTGGAGGGAAAAATTGACTACAACAAGCACAGAGTGTACCTTCTCGGCGAAAACCGGTGGGAAGATCCATCCAGGCTGACCAAGAAGGATAAGCCGATCAGCGGTTCTACTGCTGCGTCGACAAAGCAGTGCATCACCTGCCGGGGCGAAGGCCGCCTCCTGTGCCTAG AATGCGATGGAACAGGTGAGCCCAACATTGAACCGCAG TTCTTGGTGTGGGTTGGCGAAGACACAAAGTGCCCATACTGTGAAGGCCTTGGCTACACTATATGTGATGTTTGTCAAGGGATTAAAACAGTGCACAgctaa
- the LOC109781616 gene encoding uncharacterized protein isoform X2 codes for MIITTAAFPSVSSFHRPHHRPCPRRAVLQLVRSAASSSSSAWEEREEARWLREEQRWLREEQRWLREESRWRAEREALLAEITALRLRLRALEPLPPAAKPVPPPAPAARVAPPPPPPAPAARVAPPPPPPARAARVAPPPPPPAPAARVAPPPHPPAPSPRVAPPPPAARVAPPPPPAPAPVAEEVEVRKEVVVVEEKAKAKPKPKAGAGSGKKRALRVGSEGEEVRAMQEALEKLGFYSGEEDTEFSSFSTGTERAVKTWQASIGTTEDGLMTSELLEMLFTGRTEDDIRKASVNGALVPPVTETAEVQQPVEGKIDYNKHRVYLLGENRWEDPSRLTKKDKPISGSTAASTKQCITCRGEGRLLCLECDGTGEPNIEPQFLVWVGEDTKCPYCEGLGYTICDVCQGIKTVHS; via the exons ATGATCATCACCACCGCCGCATTCCCGTCCGTCTCCTCCTTCCACCGCCCGCACCACAGGCCCTGCCCGCGCCGCGCAGTGCTCCAGCTCGTCCGgtcggccgcctcctcctcctcctcggcgtGGGAGGAGCGCGAGGAAGCGCGGTGGCTACGCGAGGAACAGCGCTGGCTgcgagaggagcagcgctggctCCGCGAGGAGTCGCGCTGGCGTGCCGAGCGCGAGGCCCTCCTCGCCGAGATCACGGCGCTCCGTCTGCGCCTCCGCGCGCTCGAGCCGCTCCCGCCCGCCGCCAAGCCCGTGCCTCCTCCCGCACCGGCGGCGCGCGTcgctccgcctccgcctcccccAGCACCGGCTGCGCGCGTcgctccgcctccgcctcccccAGCACGGGCTGCGCGCGTcgctccgcctccgcctcccccAGCACCGGCTGCGCGCGTCGCTCCGCCTCCGCATCCCCCCGCGCCGTCTCCGCGCGTTGCTCCACCTCCGCCTGCGGCACGCGTGGCGCCAcctccgccgcccgcgccggcgcCGGTGGCGGAGGAGGTCGAGGTGAggaaggaggtggtggtggtcgaGGAGAAGGCCAAGGCGAAGCCGAAACCGAAGGCGGGGGCCGGCAGCGGCAAGAAGCGGGCGCTGAGGGTCGGGAGCGAAGGCGAGGAAGTGCGGGCGATGCAG GAAGCCTTGGAAAAGCTCGGTTTCTACTCGGGCGAAGAGGACACGGAGTTCTCCAGCTTCTCAACCGGCACCGAACGAGCCGTCAAGACATGGCAG GCATCGATAGGGACTACGGAGGACGGCTTGATGACGTCGGAGCTACTCGAGATGCTATTCACAGGACGGACCGAGGACGATATCAGAAAGGCAA GCGTAAACGGAGCACTTGTTCCACCTGTAACAGAAACTGCAGAGGTTCAGCAACCCGTGGAGGGAAAAATTGACTACAACAAGCACAGAGTGTACCTTCTCGGCGAAAACCGGTGGGAAGATCCATCCAGGCTGACCAAGAAGGATAAGCCGATCAGCGGTTCTACTGCTGCGTCGACAAAGCAGTGCATCACCTGCCGGGGCGAAGGCCGCCTCCTGTGCCTAG AATGCGATGGAACAGGTGAGCCCAACATTGAACCGCAG TTCTTGGTGTGGGTTGGCGAAGACACAAAGTGCCCATACTGTGAAGGCCTTGGCTACACTATATGTGATGTTTGTCAAGGGATTAAAACAGTGCACAgctaa